The Impatiens glandulifera chromosome 3, dImpGla2.1, whole genome shotgun sequence genome contains a region encoding:
- the LOC124930479 gene encoding ribosomal RNA-processing protein 14-like yields MVNADVVDGLNELNKEVNDDVDDGLNELDKEVNVDGLENKEDEDELKRNKLFELKWLEIFEQEELEKKHVELKMDELKMDDKEDLTTKKKEFATKKKELGTKRNVELAKKRKEELAKKRKVELEKKKDGDQELEKKMDDDVLEMTPTKFLGKQFRRKRQKSTKLGNYTDLSGNFFKLNDPVTVNPILDSDIEQMDELNNWMKLEEVKDEDMKDLVTSLAGQDLFDRLLKPQNWIHDKEIDASCFLLRKRVA; encoded by the exons ATGG TAAATGCTGATGTTGTTGATGGGTTGAATGAGTTGAATAAGGAAGtaaatgatgatgttgatgatgggTTGAATGAGTTGGATAAGGAAGTAAATGTTGATGGGTTGGAGaacaaagaagatgaagatgagttGAAGCGGAATAAGTTGTTTGAGTTGAAGTGGTTGGAGATATTTGAGCAAGAGGAGTTAGAAAAGAAGCATGTTGAGTTGAAGATGGATGAGTTGAAGATGGACGACAAGGAAGATTTGACCACGAAGAAGAAGGAGTTCGCCACGAAGAAGAAGGAGTTGGGAACGAAGAGGAATGTGGAGTTGGCCAAGAAAAGGAAGGAggagttggccaagaagaggaaggtggagttggagaagaagaaggatggtGATCAGGAGTTGGAGAAAAAGATGGATGATGATGTGTTAGAAATGACTCCAACAAAATTTTTGGGAAAACAATTTCGGAGAAAGAGACAGAAGTCCACAAAATTGGGGAACTACACAGACCTTAGtggaaatttttttaaactcaatgATCCGGTAACGGTCAATCCTATTTTGGATTCTGACATTGAACAAATGGATGAGTTGAACAATTGGATGAAGTTGGAGGAGGTGAAGGATGAAGACATGAAAGATCTGGTTACTAGCTTAGCTGGTCAAGATTTGTTTGACAGATTGTTGAAGCCTCAGAATTGGATACATGATAAG GAGATAGATGCATCATGTTTCCTTCTTAGAAAAAGGGTTGCCTAA
- the LOC124932050 gene encoding cation/H(+) antiporter 18-like codes for MVTNATKCPSPMKATSDGIFQGDNPLDYALPLAILQIVLVVVLTRVLAFLLRPLRQPRVIAEIIGGVLLGPSALGRNEAYLHAIFPPKSLTVLDTLANLGLLFFLFLVGLELDPKSLRKTGKRALSIAIAGISLPFGLGVGTSFVLRATISKGVSQGPFLVFMGVALSITAFPVLARILAELKLLTTEVGRIAMSAAAVNDVAAWILLALAIALSGTSSPIISLWVLLAGCGFVILCSLIIPPVFKWMSGLCPEGEPVNETHVCATLSLVLAAGFATDAIGIHALFGAFVVGVLIPKEGAFSSALVEKVEDLVSGLFLPLYFVSSGLKTNVATIEGALSWALLGLVIATACIGKMVGTVVVSVLSGVDWKESITLGFLMNTKGLVELIVLNIGKDRGVLNDQTFAILVLMALFTTFITTPVVIAVYKPARMGNVEYKTRTVQRKRQNSQLRILACFNSTRNMPSLINLIELSRGTGKEGLRVYAMHLMELSERTSAIRMVHKARKNGLPFWTKGQSSDSNQIVVAFEAFEQLSKVTIRPTMAISRMSNIHEDICSSAESKHAAIIIMPFHKHQRLDGQLETTRAEFGHLNKRVLELAPCSVGILVDRGLGGTTHVSASNVNSVITVLFFGGPDDIEALAYGSRMAEHPGIKLVVIRFRVRAKLADNNVRINIGETTSSRQEQSKKDEEFLDEFKQSVKKDGMVTYVEKEVGSASEAVEVINEHNRCQLLVVGRMPEGELAVAFKNTKNECRELGPVGGLLTSPEFSTTVSVLVIQQYRSQLSGYSLASLTEEDDNDEESGMD; via the exons ATGGTTACAAATGCTACAAAATGTCCATCACCGATGAAGGCTACATCTGATGGAATCTTCCAGGGAGATAATCCTCTCGATTACGCTCTCCCTCTCGCGATTCTACAGATTGTTTTGGTCGTTGTTCTAACTCGAGTTCTTGCTTTCCTTCTCCGTCCATTGAGGCAGCCTCGTGTCATTGCCGAGATTATT GGAGGAGTATTGCTAGGTCCATCTGCTTTAGGTCGAAATGAGGCTTATCTACACGCAATTTTTCCACCAAAAAGCCTAACAGTTCTAGATACACTAGCCAATctcggtctcctcttcttcctgTTTCTCGTCGGTTTGGAATTAGATCCAAAATCTCTTCGGAAAACAGGTAAACGAGCCTTATCAATCGCCATCGCAGGAATCTCCCTTCCTTTCGGTTTAGGAGTTGGTACATCTTTCGTTCTCCGTGCAACCATTTCCAAAGGAGTAAGCCAAGGTCCATTCTTAGTTTTCATGGGTGTAGCTCTTTCCATAACAGCCTTTCCCGTCTTGGCTAGAATCTTAGCCGAACTAAAACTCTTAACAACCGAAGTGGGAAGAATAGCAATGTCTGCAGCAGCTGTAAACGATGTAGCCGCTTGGATTCTTCTTGCCCTAGCTATTGCACTATCGGGAACAAGTTCTCCCATTATCTCATTATGGGTACTCTTAGCCGGGTGCGGTTTCGTTATCCTTTGTAGTCTTATTATTCCGCctgttttcaaatggatgtctgGTCTTTGCCCTGAAGGGGAGCCGGTTAATGAGACACACGTTTGTGCGACTCTATCTTTGGTTTTGGCTGCTGGGTTTGCAACCGATGCTATTGGTATTCATGCTTTATTTGGGGCTTTTGTTGTTGGTGTTCTTATACCTAAAGAAGGTGCGTTTTCGAGTGCGTTGGTTGAGAAGGTTGAAGATCTTGTGTCGGGTTTGTTCTTACCGTTGTACTTTGTTTCTAGTGGATTGAAAACGAATGTCGCGACTATTGAAGGTGCTCTATCGTGGGCTCTTCTTGGTTTGGTTATTGCCACGGCTTGTATTGGTAAGATGGTGGGTACTGTTGTTGTTTCGGTTTTGTCGGGAGTAGATTGGAAGGAGTCTATTACTTTGGGATTCTTGATGAATACTAAAGGATTGGTGGAGCTTATTGTACTCAATATCGGGAAAGATCGAGGG GTTTTGAACGATCAAACATTTGCCATATTGGTTCTAATGGCTCTATTCACAACCTTCATAACGACTCCGGTCGTTATAGCTGTCTACAAGCCAGCCAGAATGGGTAACGTGGAGTACAAGACACGAACCGTTCAAAGAAAAAGACAGAATTCTCAGTTAAGAATTCTCGCATGTTTCAACAGCACAAGAAACATGCCATCCTTAATCAATCTAATCGAGTTATCTCGCGGCACGGGAAAAGAAGGTCTCCGAGTTTACGCGATGCACCTCATGGAACTCTCCGAAAGAACGTCGGCTATTCGAATGGTCCATAAGGCTAGGAAAAACGGCCTTCCTTTTTGGACCAAAGGTCAATCGTCCGATAGCAACCAAATCGTAGTTGCCTTCGAAGCATTCGAGCAGTTGAGCAAAGTAACTATTCGACCAACAATGGCTATTTCGAGAATGTCGAATATTCATGAAGATATTTGTTCGAGCGCGGAGAGTAAACATGCCGCGATTATAATCATGCCTTTTCATAAACACCAACGTCTAGACGGGCAGTTGGAGACGACACGAGCTGAGTTTGGCCATTTGAACAAACGTGTCCTTGAGCTCGCCCCGTGCTCGGTTGGAATTTTGGTCGATAGGGGACTTGGCGGGACGACTCATGTTTCGGCTAGCAACGTTAACTCGGTCATAACCGTCTTGTTTTTTGGTGGACCCGATGATATTGAAGCCCTAGCTTACGGTTCGCGAATGGCGGAACATCCGGGGATTAAGCTAGTTGTGATTCGTTTCCGAGTAAGGGCGAAGCTAGCGGATAACAATGTGAGGATCAACATTGGCGAAACAACATCTAGCCGACAAGAACAATCGAAGAAGGACGAAGAATTCCTAGATGAATTCAAACAGAGTGTTAAAAAAGACGGGATGGTTACATATGTGGAGAAGGAAGTGGGGAGTGCGAGCGAAGCGGTTGAGGTGATTAACGAACATAACCGGTGTCAACTATTGGTTGTGGGGCGTATGCCCGAGGGTGAGTTAGCGGTTGCATTCAAGAACACAAAGAATGAGTGTCGGGAATTAGGTCCGGTTGGAGGATTATTGACATCACCCGAGTTTTCAACGACGGTATCGGTGCTTGTGATACAACAATACCGAAGCCAATTGTCGGGATATTCATTGGCTTCGTTGACGGAGGAAGATGATAATGACGAAGAATCGGGGATGGATTGA